A stretch of DNA from Methanoplanus endosymbiosus:
GGTTTTCCTTCGGCATTTTTTATTGATATTGTGACCTTTGTTTCACCTCCGGAAAAAAGGGCAGATGAATGTATCTCACGTGAAGTACAGACAGGGTCTGTTACCGGAGCAAATACCTGGATGCGGTTATTGTAGGAGTCTGCAACGTAGATATTCCCGGAATTATCTGCACCAATGCCCTCAGGATATCTGAACTGACCATCACCGGTGCCTTCTGACCCCCAGGTACAGATAAAGGTACCATCACTGTCAAACTTCTGGATGCGGTGATTCCTGTGATCTGCAACAAACACATTGCCTGAATTGTCAACAAAAATTTCATCCGGGTTTTTAAACTGACCTTCGCCGGTACCTTCCTGTCCCCATGTGCAGATAAAGGTGCCGTCACTGCCAAACTTCTGGATGCGGTGATTACAGGAGTCAGCAATATATACATTGCCGGAACTATCAGCAGCAGCGCCTCTTGGATAATGAAACTGACCCTCGCCGGTGCCTTCCTGTCCCCACGTGCAGATAAATGTCCCGTCACTGCCAAACTTCTGGATGCGGTGATTGTTGGTGTCTACAACGTATATACTGCCGGAACTGTCAGCAGCAATGCCACGGGGCTGTTCAAACTGGCCATCGCCAGAGCCTTTTATGCCCCATGTACTGATAAAAGTGCCGTCACTGCTGAATTTCTGGATGCGGTAATTGTAGGTGTCTGCAATGTAAATACTGCCGGAACTATCAACAGCAATATTTTCCGGATAATAAAACAGACCATCGCCAGTGCCTTTAGAACCAAATTCACTTATAAATGTGCCATCATTACCAAACTTCTGGATGCGGGAATTTTCGGAGTCTGCAACATATAAACTGCCGGAATTATCAACAGCAATACCTTTTGGACAGTCTAAATAACCTGTCAGAGGCGAAAGAAATATCCCGGAAAGCCAGGTGCCGTCACTGTCAAACTTCTGGATGCGGTGGTTCTCAGTATCTGCAACACAGACATTGCCGGAATTATCAACAGTAATTCCTGACGGGTAATCAAACTGACCATCGCCCTCACCATAAGAGCCCCATTTACTGATAAATGTGCCATTAAGGTCAAATTTCTGGACAAGGAAATTCTCATTGTCCACAACGTACACATTGCCCGAATCATCTGCAGTTATCCCTTCCGGACGACTGAACTGACCATCACCGGTACCTTCCCGGCCCCAGGTGCAGATGAAAGTGCCATTACTGTCAAACTTCTGAACCCGGCAATTGCAGGTATCCGAGACATATACATTTCCGGAATAATCAACAGCAGCACCTCCCGGATAATTAAACTGGCCATCGGCGGTGCCTTTTATACCCCATGTACAGATAAAGGTGCCATCACTGTCAAACTTCTGGATGCGGTGGTTCCAGCAGTCTGCAACGTACACATTGCCGGAACCATCTGCGGCTATCCCTTCCGGACGACTGAACTGGCCATCACCAGCACCTTCTGATCCCCATTTACAGATAAACGTACCATAGCCGTCAAACTTCTGAATGCAGGAATTGTAAGTGTCTGCGACATACACATTGCCGGAATAATCAACAGCAATCCCTTCCGGACGACTGAACTGACCATCACCAGCGCTTTCTGATCCCCATGTACTAACCAAAATGCCATTACTGTCAAATTTCCAGACGCAGTGATTCGGGAAATCTGAAATATACATATTACCGGCAGAATCCACCGCAACACCGGCAGGACTGCCATATGTACCATAAGAACCCCATTTGAACACAAATTCATAATCCGGCGAGTCAGCATTTAAAATACAGAGAGTATCTGCATCAGAAGACTCCGGCCCCTGAGCAGATGCGATACCTAATAAGGCCGATACAGAGATTACAGCCAAAACTATGAGAAAATATTTTAAAGATTTCATACCCAATCCTCCAGACCTGATGGTATGGAAATGCCTCCCATGACTTATTCACAGTGTCCTGCTACAGTCAGTCCTCCAAAGTAATTCCCGGTAATCATCAGTCAGGTCAGATAATATAAATTGTCAGTCCGGACAGGGATAAACCTATCTCCGGGAATTGTTTCCCAACCGGAAATTCAGTGAATATACTCAGTAATTACCCCACCTGTAAGCCCTGGAAAAAAAAGATATTCTTTTTGTGGGTTATGTTGTCTGTTTGGCCTTCGGGGGTATTCGTGGATTTTGTTTTTTTTGTGATCTGTGCGGCCCATATGATTTCTTCAGCCAAAGCAACAGCCCCTGAGCACACGGTAAATCTCACAGATAAGGGATTTTTCCGGCAACATAATACGCAATCTTTGACGCATCACCGATGTCAACGGCTCCGTTGCCATTAAAGTCAGCTTTCAGGTCTACCGGGGCTTTATTAATTACCATATAAGAAACTATAGCAGCATCACCAATGTCAACTCTGCCGTTGTGATTGAAATCACCTTTTGGATACACAAGGACATACTCAGCTTTTGTCTCAGTGTCACTGCCGGCATTGTCTGTAACCGTCAGACTGACTGTGTAGTTTCCGGGGGATGTATAGTTATGCTCAGGATTCTGAAGTGTGGACGTTTCACCGTCACCAAATGACCAGGACCATGACACAGGATTTCCGGTGGACAGGTCACTGAACTTAACAGTCATAGGCAGTGTCCCGTTAGTCTGATCCACAGTAAAACCGGCAGCAAGTACTTCTTCTCCGAACACAGCAGGAAGTTTCACAACCCACATATCATCAAAACCATGGTTGCCGGAAACATCACCGTCATCTGAATCTGTATATCCGGTGACGATAAAGCCACCATCAGAGGTCTGGACAATACTCTTGCCGGAATCATAACTACTGCCACCAAGGCACTTCTGCCAGACAGGGGTACCAGCCCCGGAAAGTTTGACGACCCACATATCACTAAAATTATGCTTGCCGAAGACATCACCGTCGTCTGATTCAGTAGTTCCGGTGACAATATAACCACCCTCAGAGGTCTGGGCAATACTCTTGCCGGAATCATAACTACTGCCACCAAGGCACTTCTGCCAGAGAAGGATACCACCACTATCCAGTTTCACAACCCACATATCTTCATAACCATGATTGCTGGAGACATCACCATCGTCTGAATATGTATCTCCGGTGACGATATAGCCACCCTCAGAGGTCTGGACAATACTCTCGCCTTTATCGTCATTACTGCCACCAAGGCACTTCTGCCAGATAAGGGTACCGCTACTATCCAGTTTCACAACCCACATATCCTGATCACCATGGTAGCCGGATACATCACCATCGTTTGAATATGTATGTCCTGTGATGATATAGCTACCCTCAGAGGTCTGGATAATACTCTTGCCTTTATCGTTATTACTACCTCCAAGGCACTTCTGCCAGACAAGGTTACCACCACTATCCAGTTTCACAACCCACATATCTTCACCACCATGGTTGCCGGATACATCACCATCGTTTGAATATGTATATCCGGTGACGATATAGCCACCCTCAGAGGTCTGGACAATACTCTTGCCTTTATCGTTATTACTGCCTCCAAGGCACTTCTGCCAGACAAGGTTACCTCCACTATCCAGTTTCACGACCCACATATCTTCACCACCATGGTTGCCGGAGACATTACCATCGTTTGACTTAGTAGTTCCGGTGACGATATAGCCACCATCAGAGGTCTGGACAATTCTCTTGCCTATATCGTCATTACTGCCTCCAAGGCACCTCTGCCACTCAGGAGTGCCGTTTTCGAACAGTTTCACGACCCACATATCTTCACCACTATGGTGGCCGGATACATCACCATCGTCTGAATATGTATATCCGGTGACGATATAGCCACCTTCAGAGGTCTGTGAAATACTATAACCCCCATCGTCATTACTGCCTCCAAGGCAATTCTGCCAGTCCACAGGAATATGAATGTCAGGCATCACAAGAGTTATATCCTTATTCGCAGAGTTTGAACCTACAGTCATATCCAAAGATACAATGGGACATATATATTCGGCATCATTAATTACAAACGTGACATCGTGTGGTGCAGAACCTGTTAAATCCTCAACCTTGCCCGTAAAGGTCAGCGAAAAACACTCACCTCCAACTCCGGCACCGCTTAGTTCAATATAATCATAAGCGCCTTTGGTTATCTGATATTTCTCCGGTACACCCTGAACCGGCGTATAATTATTTTTGGTCCCATCCGGTTCGGATATTTTGACAGACAGATTATCAAGAGAACTATTTCCATTAACCACAAATGTACCGCCATCCATAGTCCCGAACGGTGCAGTAAAATCTGTAAGATTTACCCTGAAAGGACCTGTAATACTGATTTTTGCATTCAGAGTAAATGTCAGGGAATTACTATTCTCAATTTCAAGGAAAGATACTGTAACTGTATCCCTGCCGACCGTTGCAGTGGAAGGGCTGACCACAATAAAATTACCAACATTAAATCTGAATTCATCACCGTTATTGGTGTCAAGACGGTTGACAGCAACATCAACAGGTTCATTCTCTGTTCCTGAAGAGTTAACATAGCGGGCTCTAACTGTAACTTCAGTACCTGATGCTATATCGTCTCCGGACGTAAGAGTAATTGTTGTATTTGCACCAGCGTATGATATCACATCTGAAACAAATGCATCTGCGTTGGCCACTTCGTAGTCATCCTCCATATCGGTTGCATATTCAATGTTACTATTTTTTACTATAATCTCAAATTTCTCATTCACTGCAAAGTCACCATCAAATGTGAATCTGAAGTTCTGTGCCTGACCGGAATCATCATTATGAAGTGAAGTTGCACTTCCGTTGAGGATATTGCCACCAATGATTCCTTTTGCAGTATCCACGGAACCGGAATCCGACCTTGTAAAGTTAATACCATAATGTCCGGATGAACCGGCTTTGACATCAACTATGTCTGCTCTGCCATCTTTGTCTCTTAAGCCAAGTGTGACAGATGTACTGGTATTGACAAATCCGCCATCAGCAACTGTAACCCTGACCCTGTTAGAAGCAATGCCAACTGTAAGGTTAGCTGCGGAGGCGGCGTAGTTGGTTACAACAGTATCATTTGTCCTGGCAGCATCCACCACACTGAAGTCTGCTCCGGCAGTTACAAGGTTTGAGAGATTAATCTCAACATAATCGCCGGAATTAAGGTCGCCGACTAAGGTAAAACCCAGATCATTAAATGTCTGGTTGTTCCTGCCTGAAGCCAGGCATGGGACTATAAGGTTCTCAAAATCTGCTTCTACTGGAGCTGCAGGATTATCTTTTATTTCTCTGTTTATGACTTCAGGGCTGGTAACATTAACGCCAGCTGTAATAGATACGCAACCGGCTCCTGTAGGTTTAAACGTAGAATTAACAGTGCAGTTCATTTCAGCAGTACCGGTTGTAACAGCTCCGGCATCAGATGATTTTACACTGATATTTTCAGCGGTTACATTTCCCGGAATTCCATACTGGTCCTCAGTTACAGCCAATGCAGGCACCGCTGCAAAAGTCAGCATAATAATCACAGACAAAAAAAAGATATTTAAAACAGGTTTTTTGAATTTCATATAATTTCTCCATATAATAATAATGATTTAAATTCTGACATTATAATATATTCAGAAAATCAACAGAATATATTAATGTCATACAACTCATTTGTTCAATATATGTACAAATGCTGATTATAGAATAATTTGGGAGAATAAAATAAGAAATATTCACGGCCCCAATTATATATGTTATATGTGGATATATTCAAACATATAATGGATCCCCAGCAATGATTTTTATTTACCGCCATATGATATAATTGTTCCTTTTTGTCGGCACTGTCGGAAAATCCAGTGATGAACAGATAAAGCTTCTGGATTACATACCTTTTCAGCTGAATAAGCTGTGTAGCCTGTTTCATGTTTTCATATAACTGAAAAATCAGTGATGACTGATCATTTTTAAGCATAGATTACTTTATCATCTGATCTAAGCTGACATTGTCTGTTTCAGATATCATATCACTGAAAAATACGATTGTGCCGTTTACCATATATTATTATATCATATCCCGCTCTAACTCAGACTATGCAAAAAGGACATATTGTGGCTATTGTGGTTGTAATTCTTGTAATCATAGCCGGAGGGTACATTATCCTGACAAAGTATCCGGATGCTGCCCGGTTTGGTTCACAGGCAGCTGATTCGGGTGCCTCCGGAAATCCTGTCAGTCCGGCAGGCACAAACACCGTTTACCAGAATTCTGCTGATGCTTCATCAGTGTCCGGCAATACCAATAATGGGGTAGTTCCGGCAGTAACAGGCTATACAACTCCCTGTTATGTGTATGCCGGAGAGGTGGCCGGAACACCATCGATGATTAAGCAGATGGATCTCTTCGGTGAGCCTGTTGACTGGGACGCAGAACCGGGAAATGATGGAATTGTCATTCACTTTACCTTCTATGATGAATATGGCAGAAAGGTCATCTTCAGCGGTTCGTCAATCAGGGCTGAAGTGACTGCATACACTCCGCTGTTTGATAAACTCCAGCGTTCGGTAAGTCCGAGAAAAGTCCTGTACAGGGGATATGCAACAATAACATCATCTGATGAAGGCAGTGACAATCCTTTAAGCGGTCTTAGGATTCCATATAATGAACTTAACACCGGAGAGTATGACCTTGGAATCGGCCAGATTAAGGTGAA
This window harbors:
- a CDS encoding PKD domain-containing protein, with translation MAVTEDQYGIPGNVTAENISVKSSDAGAVTTGTAEMNCTVNSTFKPTGAGCVSITAGVNVTSPEVINREIKDNPAAPVEADFENLIVPCLASGRNNQTFNDLGFTLVGDLNSGDYVEINLSNLVTAGADFSVVDAARTNDTVVTNYAASAANLTVGIASNRVRVTVADGGFVNTSTSVTLGLRDKDGRADIVDVKAGSSGHYGINFTRSDSGSVDTAKGIIGGNILNGSATSLHNDDSGQAQNFRFTFDGDFAVNEKFEIIVKNSNIEYATDMEDDYEVANADAFVSDVISYAGANTTITLTSGDDIASGTEVTVRARYVNSSGTENEPVDVAVNRLDTNNGDEFRFNVGNFIVVSPSTATVGRDTVTVSFLEIENSNSLTFTLNAKISITGPFRVNLTDFTAPFGTMDGGTFVVNGNSSLDNLSVKISEPDGTKNNYTPVQGVPEKYQITKGAYDYIELSGAGVGGECFSLTFTGKVEDLTGSAPHDVTFVINDAEYICPIVSLDMTVGSNSANKDITLVMPDIHIPVDWQNCLGGSNDDGGYSISQTSEGGYIVTGYTYSDDGDVSGHHSGEDMWVVKLFENGTPEWQRCLGGSNDDIGKRIVQTSDGGYIVTGTTKSNDGNVSGNHGGEDMWVVKLDSGGNLVWQKCLGGSNNDKGKSIVQTSEGGYIVTGYTYSNDGDVSGNHGGEDMWVVKLDSGGNLVWQKCLGGSNNDKGKSIIQTSEGSYIITGHTYSNDGDVSGYHGDQDMWVVKLDSSGTLIWQKCLGGSNDDKGESIVQTSEGGYIVTGDTYSDDGDVSSNHGYEDMWVVKLDSGGILLWQKCLGGSSYDSGKSIAQTSEGGYIVTGTTESDDGDVFGKHNFSDMWVVKLSGAGTPVWQKCLGGSSYDSGKSIVQTSDGGFIVTGYTDSDDGDVSGNHGFDDMWVVKLPAVFGEEVLAAGFTVDQTNGTLPMTVKFSDLSTGNPVSWSWSFGDGETSTLQNPEHNYTSPGNYTVSLTVTDNAGSDTETKAEYVLVYPKGDFNHNGRVDIGDAAIVSYMVINKAPVDLKADFNGNGAVDIGDASKIAYYVAGKIPYL